Proteins co-encoded in one Pan paniscus chromosome 23, NHGRI_mPanPan1-v2.0_pri, whole genome shotgun sequence genomic window:
- the CHADL gene encoding chondroadherin-like protein isoform X2 yields the protein MEGPRSSTHVPLVLPLLVLLLLAPARQAAAQRCPQACICDNSRRHVACRHQNLTEVPDAIPELTQRLDLQGNLLKVIPAAAFQGVPHLTHLDLRHCQVELVAEGAFRGLGRLLLLNLASNHLRELPQEALDGLGSLRRLELEGNALEELRPGTFGALGALATLNLAHNALVYLPAMAFQGLLRVRWLRLSHNALSVLAPEALAGLPALRRLSLHHNELQALPGPVLSQARGLARLELGHNPLTYAGEEDGLALPGLRELLLDGGALQALGPRAFAHCPRLHTLDLRGNQLDTLPPLQGPGQLRRLRLQGNPLWCGCQARPLLEWLARARVRSDGACQGPRRLRGEALDALRPWDLRCPGDAAQEEEELEERAVAGPRAPPRGPPRGPGEERAVAPCPRACVCVPESRHSSCEGCGLQAVPRGFPNDTQLLDLRRNHFPSVPRAAFPGLGHLVSLHLQHCGIAELEAGALAGLGRLIYLYLSDNQLAGLSAAALEGAPRLGYLYLERNRFLQVPGAALRALPSLFSLHLQDNAVDRLAPGDLGGTRALRWVYLSGNRITEVSLGALGPARELEKLHLDRNQLREVPTGALEGLPALLELQLSGNPLRALRDGAFQPVGRSLQHLFLNSSGLEQICPGAFSGLGPGLQSLHLQKNQLRALPALPSLSQLELIDLSSNPFHCDCQLLPLHRWLTGLNLRVGATCATPPNARGQRVKAAAAVFEACPGWAARKAKRTPASRPSARRTPIKGRQCGADKVGKEKGHL from the exons ATGGAGGG gcCCCGGAGCTCCACCCATGTCCCCTTGGTGCTGCCGCTTCTTGTACTTCTGCTGCTGGCCCCGGCTAGGCAGGCCGCCGCCCAGCGCTGCCCACAGGCCTGCATCTGTGACAACTCCAGGCGACACGTTGCCTGCCGGCACCAGAACCTCACTGAGGTGCCAGACGCCATCCCTGAG CTGACCCAGCGGCTGGACCTGCAGGGCAATTTGCTGAAGGTGATCCCCGCAGCCGCCTTCCAGGGCGTGCCTCACCTCACACACCTGGACCTGCGCCACTGCCAGGTGGAGCTGGTGGCCGAGGGCGCCTTCCGTGGCCTGGGCCGCCTGCTCCTGCTCAACCTGGCCTCCAACCACCTGCGTGAGCTGCCCCAGGAGGCGCTGGACGGGCTGGGCTCGTTGCGGCGGCTGGAGCTGGAGGGGAACGCACTGGAGGAGCTGCGGCCGGGGACGTTCGGGGCACTGGGTGCGCTGGCCACGCTAAACCTGGCCCACAACGCCCTGGTTTACCTGCCCGCCATGGCCTTCCAGGGGCTACTGCGCGTCCGCTGGCTGCGGCTGTCGCACAATGCGCTCAGCGTGCTGGCCCCCGAGGCTCTGGCTGGCCTGCCCGCCCTGAGACGGCTCAGCCTACACCACAACGAGCTCCAGGCTCTGCCCGGGCCTGTCTTGTCCCAGGCCCGCGGCCTGGCCCGTCTGGAGCTGGGCCACAACCCGCTCACCTACGCGGGCGAGGAGGACGGGCTGGCGCTGCCCGGCCTGCGGGAGCTGCTGCTGGACGGCGGGGCCCTGCAGGCCCTGGGTCCCAGGGCCTTCGCACACTGTCCGCGCCTGCACACCCTCGACCTCCGCGGGAACCAGCTAGACACCCTGCCCCCGCTGCAGGGCCCGGGCCAGCTGCGCCGTCTGCGGCTGCAGGGGAATCCGCTGTGGTGCGGCTGCCAGGCGCGGCCCCTACTCGAGTGGCTGGCGCGGGCGCGCGTGCGCTCGGACGGCGCGTGCCAGGGGCCGCGGCGCCTGCGGGGCGAGGCTCTGGACGCCCTGCGGCCCTGGGACCTGCGCTGCCCTGGGGACGCGGCGCAGGAAGAGGAAGAGCTGGAAGAGCGGGCTGTGGCCGGGCCCCGCGCCCCTCCGCGCGGCCCTCCGCGCGGCCCCGGGGAGGAGCGGGCAGTCGCGCCTTGCCCTCGCGCCTGCGTGTGCGTCCCCGAGTCCCGGCACAGCAGCTGCGAGGGCTGCGGCCTGCAGGCGGTGCCCCGCGGCTTCCCCAACGACACCCAGCTCCTGGACCTGAGGCGGAACCACTTCCCCTCGGTGCCCCGAGCGGCCTTCCCCGGCCTGGGCCACCTGGTGTCGCTGCACCTGCAGCACTGCGGCATCGCGGAGCTGGAAGCGGGCGCCCTGGCCGGGCTGGGCCGCCTGATCTACCTGTACCTCTCCGACAACCAGCTCGCAGGCCTCAGCGCTGCTGCCCTTGAAGGGGCTCCCCGCCTCGGCTACCTGTACCTAGAGCGCAACCGTTTCCTGCAGGTGCCAGGGGCTGCCCTGCGCGCCCTGCCCAGCCTCTTCTCCCTGCACCTGCAGGACAATGCTGTGGACCGCCTGGCACCTGGGGACCTGGGGGGAACACGGGCCTTGCGCTGGGTCTACCTGAGTGGAAACCGCATCACCGAAGTGTCCCTTGGGGCGCTGGGCCCAGCTCGGGAGCTGGAGAAGCTGCACCTGGACAGGAATCAGCTGCGAGAGGTGCCCACTGGGGCCTTGGAGGGGCtgcctgccctcctggagctgcAGCTCTCGGGCAACCCACTCAGGGCCTTGCGTGACGGAGCCTTCCAGCCTGTGGGCAGGTCGCTGCAGCACCTCTTCCTGAACAGCAGTGGCCTGGAGCAG ATTTGTCCTGGGGCCTTTTCAGGCCTGGGGCCCGGGCTCCAGAGCCTGCACCTGCAGAAGAACCAGCTTCgggccctgcctgccctgcccagTCTCAGCCAGCTGGAGCTCATCGACCTCAGCAGCAATCCCTTCCACTGTGACTGCCAGCTGCTTCCGCTGCACAG